The sequence TTGTCGGCGGAGACGGCCGTGGTCCAGAAGCTGAGCGTCATCTGGATGGACGGGAAGCTCGTGCCCTGGGACGAAGCGCGCGTCCATGTGCTGACCCACAGCCTGCATTACGGCCTGGCGGCCTTCGAAGGAATCCGCTCCTACGAGACCCACGACGGCCGCTCGGCGGTCTTCCGGCTGGCCGACCACCTGCGACGCCTGGCCGACTCGTGCCACATCGGCCAGATGAAGCTGCCCTATACGCTCGACGAGCTGGCGGCCGCCTGCAAGGAGACGCTGGCGGCCAACGGACTGCGGGCCGGATACATCCGGCCCGTGGCCTACATCGGAGAGGGCGTCATGGGGGTCCATCCCCAGGACAATCCGATCCGGGTCTTCATCGCCACCTGGTCGTGGGGCGCCTATCTGGGCGAAGAGGCGCTCAAGAAAGGCATCCGCGCGAAGATCTCCTCCTACACCCGCTTCCAGCCCAACACGATCATGACCCGCGCCAAGCTCACCGGCAACTACGCCACCGGCATCCTGGCCAAGCGGGAGGCCAAGGCTCTGGGCTTCGACGAGGCGATCATGCTGGACACCGAGGGCTATTGCGCCGAAGGGTCCGGCGAGAATCTCTTCATCGTGCGGGACGGCCGGGTGAAGACCGCGCCGCTGACGTGCGTGCTCCCGGGGATCACGCGGGACACGATCCTGCGCCTGGCCGCCGACGAGGGGATCGAAGTCGTCGAGCAGCGCTTCAGCCGCGACGAGCTGTACATCGCCGACGAGGCCTTCTTCACGGGCACGGCCGCGGAGGTCACCCCCATCCGCGAAGTGGACGGGCGGACGATCGGCTCCGGCGCGCCGGGTCCCGTCACCCGCCGCCTCCAGGAACGCTTCTTCGACGTGGTTCTGGGGCGTCACCCCAAGTACGCCGGTTGGCTCGACTACTACGAAGTCGGCCCTTCCGCGCGGAAGTCCGCGGCCAAGGCCCGGGCGTAAGGGCGGTCCCCGGCCGCTTTGACACCGCGCCGCCCGTTCGCTTATCATGGGACCATGACGGCCGCCGTCCGCAAGCTCACCTACGAGGACTTCGCCCGGATCCCGGACGACGGGTTCCGCCACGAGATCATCGAGGGGGAAGAGTTCATGACGCCGGCTCCCACGCCCGAGCACCAAACGGTGCTTCTGAACGTCCTCGATCTGGTGAGGAGCCACGTCAAGGCCCGCAACCTGGGAAAAGTTTTCGTGGCCCCGACGGACGTGGTCCTTTCCGAGCACGACATCGTGGAGCCCGATCTTCTGTTCATTGCGAGCCACCGCCTTTCGATCGTGGGGTCCCGGAACATTCAGGGGGCTCCGGATCTGGTGGTGGAGGTGACGTCGCCTTCGACGGCGGCGCTCGATCGGGGTCCGAAACTGGAGCTTTATCGGCGCTCGGGAATCCGGGAGTACTGGATCGTGGATCCCGCGCCGCGCACGGTGGAGATTCACGAATTCGGCAGCCCTCGCCGCACCCGGGTGTACCGGGAGGATCAGTCGTTCGCCTCCGAGATCCTTCCGGGACTCACCGTGCGCGTCGCGGACTTCTTCTGACGCGTCCCCGTTCAGACCAGCCGCCCCGCCTCCATCCGCAGGATCCGGGAGGCTCCCCGAAGGATCGCTTCATCGTGGGTAACGACGAAAAGCGCGCCTCCGCGGGCCGCCCGCCGAAGGCACTCCATGACCCGCTCGGCGTTCGCCCGGTCGAGGGCCGCCGTGGGCTCGTCGGCGAACACCACGGCGGGCCCGTGCACCACGGCCCGCGCGATGGAGACGCGCTGGCGTTCCCCGGCGGACATCCGCCAGGGGAACGTGTCGCGGCAATGGGCCACCCCGAGCTCCTCGAGGAGGCGCTCCGCCGGGCCCTCGCCCCCCGCGCGGACGTTCTCCAGCGCCGTCAGGTAAGGAATGAGGAAGGGGCTCTGGAAGACGAAGCCGAAGTGCGTCCGCCGGAGCGCCGCGCGGCCGTCGGCGTCGAGCGCCGCGGTGTCCATGTCGCGGAAGAGCACCCGTCCCTCCGTGGGGATCTTGAGCCCCGCCAAGAGATAGAGAAGCGAGCTTTTCCCCGAGCCGCTGGGACCGAGAATTCCCACGAACTCGCCGGCGCGCACTTCGAGCGAAACGCCGTCCACCGCGCGCACCGCGGCGCCGCCGTCGCGATAGGTCAGCCGCACCCCCTCGGCCCGGATCATGAGCCCCTCCGCTCGATGATCGTCACGGGATCGAGCTTTCTCAGGCGGCCGAAGACCGTGACTCCCGCGAAAGCCTGCGCCACCAGGGGCAGCGCCAGGGAGACGAGGACCGGCCCCGCCTGCGCCGCCGGGGGCGAGATGCCCCGCGGCAGGAGCACCGCCTGCCGGAAGGTCTCCAGGGCCGCCAGCGCCAGCGCCAGCCCCGCCGCCCAGGAGAAGGCCATCAGCCCGGCCGTTTCGGCGAGCGCCTTCCCGAGGAGGCGCCGGCGCGTGTGGCCGATCGCCAGGAGAATCGCGAACTCGTCCAGACGCTGCGCGAAGAAGATGTTGTGGAGCAGCCCCACCACGCCGGAGACCACGACGATGAGGAGCCCCGAGATGAAGTTGAAGATGAGGACAATCCGGTCGAACGCCTCGGAAACCTCCTCGACCGCGCGTTCCCGGTCCCAGGGTTTGACGTCCGGAAGCGTCCGCAGAAAGGCGTTGAGCTCCGCGAGCCGCCCCGGGCGCGCGACCACGATGAGCCGCTCCCAGAGCTTGGCGGAAAAGGGATAAAGAAGCGGGTTGTCCAGATACTCGAACGAGGCCAGCCCCAGGGGCGTCGGCCCCTCGAGAATCCCCACCACGCGGAACCGTCCGGGCATCCAGTCGTCCTCCGTCACCTCCATTCCGAACTCGGCGCCGAGGGTCCACCCGTTGGCCTTCATCAGATTCTCGTGGAGCGCCACCTCGCTCGTGCCCGGTCGCGGAAGGCTTCCTTCCTTGAGGCGGTTGCCGGCGCGGGCCAGGAGGAACTCCGCTTCCTCCCGCCGCACGGCCCGCAGGTGGTACGGGACGGGACCGATGAGCGTGCGCACCCGCGCGAAGCAGTTGCGGGAGTCGATCAGGCGCTCGACGGCCGGATGCGCCTCGAGCGCGGCGCGCGTGGAAGCGGAAATCCGCGTGTCCCGCCGGGGAAAAAGGACCGTCCAGTGATCGAACTCCCGCGTGTAGGCGAGGGCGGATTCTTTGAGGCCGCCGAGGGCGGTCAGGATCGCCACGACAAGCATGACGACGAAGGCCAGGATGATGAAAAGAGGCAGGATCCGGCGGAGGTTCCGGCGGCCGTACGTCCAGGGGGAAAGAGGATCCATGCGAATCCCGCTCCCTCAATATTTGTCGGGCGCGATCCGCCGCAGCGCCTCGAGCGCCAGAAGCCCCTCGTACCAGCTGCCCTCTTTCATGAGCGCGACGAGCGCGCCTTCGGCCTCCGGCCGCCGGAGAAATCCCAGCCCTTCCGCCGCCCGGTAACGCACGAAGAACTCCCGGTCGCGGAGGCGTTCCAGGAGCCGGGGGAGGGCCCGCGGGTCGCCCGTCTTGCCGAGCGCCGCGCAGGCCCAGAGGCGCACGCGCAGGTCGGGGTCGTCGGCCGCCCGAAGGAGCGCCTCGACGAGCGCCGCGTGTCCTTCCTTCAGCCGGAACGCGCGGTAGGCCGCCTCGTGGCGGAGGGCGGCGGAGGGATGAGCCAGCGCCTCGGCGATCCGGCCGGGGGAAGGACGGTCGCGGAGTTCCCGCAGGCGGTCCAGATCGTCCCGGGCGCGCGCGTCGCCCCACACCATGAGCCCCGCGGTCGAAAGAAGACACGCCAGGATCGCCGCGGAAGCCGCCCGGCGGCTCATCGCCCGGTACAGGATCGCGACGAACGGGCAGCACACGCCGACGAACGCGGCCGCCGCCACGAGCGGCCCCGCGTGATAGACCGCCCGCCACCCGAGTCCCGCGGCCTCCCGGAGGGTCCCGCCGCGGAACGTTTCGCGGCTCAGGCGGTCGAGCGCCTCGGCGAGCGACCGGCGGTCGGAGGCGCAGGGGACGAAGACGTCTCCGGAGCGGACCCCCTCGGGGACGGCTTCGACGTCGTACGGAACGCCCTCGGGGACGGGAACGAAGCCGAGCGTCCGAAAGGTCGGCGCGCGGGCGTCCGTCACGCGCGCCAGGCGCACGGCGCGGGCGGGCCGGGAGGGATCGAGGGAAAAGAACTCCTTGAGGGGATCGGCCGCGTAGAGCGTATGCCGGTAGTAGGCGCGGGCGAGCGCGCGGCCCGGGGCGTGGCCCAGAAGCGCGCGGTCGCGGAAGAGCGCCAGCCGGTCGAGGAGTTCCCGGGCGTCCACGGGGCGCGGGACGAGCGCGGCGGCCAGTCCGAGGGCCAGGACCGTCCCGAGGACGGCGGTGCGGCGCGGCCCGCGGGGGCCCTCGCGGACGCGCTCGCGGCGCGCGCCCCAGACGAGCGTATACCCCGCGTGCGCTCCGAGCGGAACGAGCAGCGCGAGCGGCACGGCGGCCACGGAAACGAAGGGGAAAAAGGCGGCCGAGAGAAAGATCGCCAGGAAGAGGAACGAAACCTGCGCCAGCCGCGCGGCCGCGAGCCAGATCTCGCCCGCCAGAAGCGCCGCCGCGTGGACGAGTCCGGCGAAGAAGCCGAGGGGGAATCCGAAGAGGAAGGCGACTCCGGCGAAAAAGAGCGGTCCCGCGGAGGAAAGCTCCGCCGGCGGGGGAAGAGGGATGGCGCCCACGGCTTCGAGCGCGCGCGAGCGCGCGGCGATCTCGCCGAAGGCGCGGATCGAGGGGGCCAGCGACGCCGCCGCGGCGGCCAGAAGCGCGCCGGCCAGGGCTCCCAGCCCGGAGGCCGTCGCCCAGGCGAAGCCGGCGGCGATCGCCCCGGGATCGGTTCCGAACGCGGCCAGCGGCGCGCGCAGGCGGTCGGCGTCGAAGTCCTCCGGGCGGCGTCCCCGGAGGCGCCCCGTGAGGAAGTCGGCCAGCTGTCCCTGCCGGAAGGCCACGAGCCGACCGGCCTTGCGGCGCGTCCACGGGGCCGCGATGGCCGACGGGCGCAGGGAGAGCGCGCCGTCGGGTTCCCGGGCCACGCGCACCCGCCAGGGAGCGGCGTTCGGGTTGACCGACAGGAGCGCCCCTCCCGCGACGCCCCAGGCTTTGCCTCCGGGCTCGCGGGCCGCCCCGCCGCCGACGGCGCGGGCGAATTCCCGCAGGAACCGTTCCAGTTCCTCGTCGGTGCCGCCGAATTCGATCCGGCCGGGGGCGCTCATGGAAGAGGGCGGATTATAGCAGAGCGCCCGCCCTTGAGTCATCCGGCCCGGCGGTCTATGATCGCGGCGTGGCCCCGAGAGCGGCGGTTCTGATCCTCCTGGGCGCGACGTGGCCCGCAGCCACCGGGGAAGACGCTCCGGCCGGGATCGAATTCCGGCTGCAGTACCTGCCCGTCCACGGTCGCCGCGCGGACACGCTCACGTACGACTTCGACGGAGACGGTCGCGGGGACGTCTTCAACTCGTCCGTCCACTTCGACGCCGAGCCGCCGGAGCGGTGGGCGGCGCTGCACCTTCAGCGCGAGGGCTCCTATGGGGAGACCCCGGACTTTCTCTGGCCCCTGAGCGACCGGGCGTGCGCGCTCGTTTTCGGGGACTTCCTCCCGGGGGGGGGCGTCGAGGTCGGCTTCATCGCCGAAGACGGCGTTTATGTCTACCCGTGGACACCGAAGGGGCCCGCCGAGGTTCCCCTGAAGCTTATCCACACGCGGACGTTTTACCGTTCGCCGTCGCCCCGGCAGATTTCGGTCTGGCATTGGGTCACGGACCTGGACCGGGACGGAAAACACGACCTCGTGGTGCCGGTCGAGGACGGCTATCGCGTGTACTTTCAGACGGCGCCCGGCGTTTTCGGGCGGGTGGCGAGGCTCGAGGCGGACCTGGCCGCCGGCGCGCCGCGGGCGCTGGGAACGGCCCGGTACGCGGAACGGATCGAGGTGTCGCC comes from Planctomycetota bacterium and encodes:
- a CDS encoding branched-chain amino acid transaminase, translated to MVQKLSVIWMDGKLVPWDEARVHVLTHSLHYGLAAFEGIRSYETHDGRSAVFRLADHLRRLADSCHIGQMKLPYTLDELAAACKETLAANGLRAGYIRPVAYIGEGVMGVHPQDNPIRVFIATWSWGAYLGEEALKKGIRAKISSYTRFQPNTIMTRAKLTGNYATGILAKREAKALGFDEAIMLDTEGYCAEGSGENLFIVRDGRVKTAPLTCVLPGITRDTILRLAADEGIEVVEQRFSRDELYIADEAFFTGTAAEVTPIREVDGRTIGSGAPGPVTRRLQERFFDVVLGRHPKYAGWLDYYEVGPSARKSAAKARA
- a CDS encoding Uma2 family endonuclease, producing MTAAVRKLTYEDFARIPDDGFRHEIIEGEEFMTPAPTPEHQTVLLNVLDLVRSHVKARNLGKVFVAPTDVVLSEHDIVEPDLLFIASHRLSIVGSRNIQGAPDLVVEVTSPSTAALDRGPKLELYRRSGIREYWIVDPAPRTVEIHEFGSPRRTRVYREDQSFASEILPGLTVRVADFF
- a CDS encoding ABC transporter ATP-binding protein; the protein is MIRAEGVRLTYRDGGAAVRAVDGVSLEVRAGEFVGILGPSGSGKSSLLYLLAGLKIPTEGRVLFRDMDTAALDADGRAALRRTHFGFVFQSPFLIPYLTALENVRAGGEGPAERLLEELGVAHCRDTFPWRMSAGERQRVSIARAVVHGPAVVFADEPTAALDRANAERVMECLRRAARGGALFVVTHDEAILRGASRILRMEAGRLV
- a CDS encoding FtsX-like permease family protein translates to MDPLSPWTYGRRNLRRILPLFIILAFVVMLVVAILTALGGLKESALAYTREFDHWTVLFPRRDTRISASTRAALEAHPAVERLIDSRNCFARVRTLIGPVPYHLRAVRREEAEFLLARAGNRLKEGSLPRPGTSEVALHENLMKANGWTLGAEFGMEVTEDDWMPGRFRVVGILEGPTPLGLASFEYLDNPLLYPFSAKLWERLIVVARPGRLAELNAFLRTLPDVKPWDRERAVEEVSEAFDRIVLIFNFISGLLIVVVSGVVGLLHNIFFAQRLDEFAILLAIGHTRRRLLGKALAETAGLMAFSWAAGLALALAALETFRQAVLLPRGISPPAAQAGPVLVSLALPLVAQAFAGVTVFGRLRKLDPVTIIERRGS
- a CDS encoding HEAT repeat domain-containing protein; the protein is MSAPGRIEFGGTDEELERFLREFARAVGGGAAREPGGKAWGVAGGALLSVNPNAAPWRVRVAREPDGALSLRPSAIAAPWTRRKAGRLVAFRQGQLADFLTGRLRGRRPEDFDADRLRAPLAAFGTDPGAIAAGFAWATASGLGALAGALLAAAAASLAPSIRAFGEIAARSRALEAVGAIPLPPPAELSSAGPLFFAGVAFLFGFPLGFFAGLVHAAALLAGEIWLAAARLAQVSFLFLAIFLSAAFFPFVSVAAVPLALLVPLGAHAGYTLVWGARRERVREGPRGPRRTAVLGTVLALGLAAALVPRPVDARELLDRLALFRDRALLGHAPGRALARAYYRHTLYAADPLKEFFSLDPSRPARAVRLARVTDARAPTFRTLGFVPVPEGVPYDVEAVPEGVRSGDVFVPCASDRRSLAEALDRLSRETFRGGTLREAAGLGWRAVYHAGPLVAAAAFVGVCCPFVAILYRAMSRRAASAAILACLLSTAGLMVWGDARARDDLDRLRELRDRPSPGRIAEALAHPSAALRHEAAYRAFRLKEGHAALVEALLRAADDPDLRVRLWACAALGKTGDPRALPRLLERLRDREFFVRYRAAEGLGFLRRPEAEGALVALMKEGSWYEGLLALEALRRIAPDKY